One part of the Glycine soja cultivar W05 chromosome 11, ASM419377v2, whole genome shotgun sequence genome encodes these proteins:
- the LOC114375699 gene encoding uncharacterized protein LOC114375699, whose product MNPDTMNEMSTDLKFLARGPLDNATRFTAYNINGFKFRTLAREEGLKSQNSGVFLTSNTSCVSSSVDGNLRQADLPYYGKLEDIIEINYYGRFSVILFKCKWADTTRDRGYKKDCWNFNCVNFDRLIHIGDREEHEPYIEASQAQMVYYVDDVVNEGWSVVVHIKPRDLYDMGEEVEENAYENEPYQEQQLEQFSRLDDQYVQLATNHLNDDIVD is encoded by the coding sequence atgaATCCAGATACAATGAATGAAATGTCTACTGATCTAAAGTTTTTAGCACGAGGACCCTTGGACAATGCAACAAGATTTACTGCATATAATATTAATGGGTTCAAATTTCGAACCTTGGCTCGAGAAGAAGgattaaaatcacaaaacaGTGGTGTTTTCTTAACATCTAACACATCATGTGTTTCAAGTAGCGTTGATGGCAACTTAAGGCAAGCAGATTTACCTTATTATGGGAAGTTGGAAGATATCATTGAGATTAACTACTATGGTCGATTCTctgttattctttttaaatgtaaatgggCTGATACTACACGAGATAGAGGGTATAAAAAGGATTGTTGGAATTTTAATTGTGTTAACTTTGATAGATTGATTCATATTGGTGATCGTGAAGAACATGAACCATACATTGAAGCATCTCAAGCACAAATGGTGTATTATGTAGATGATGTAGTCAATGAAGGATGGAGTGTTGTTGTACACATAAAGCCAAGAGATTTATATGACATGGgagaagaagtagaagaaaatgcatatgaaaatgAGCCATACCAAGAGCAACAACTTGAACAATTTTCTAGGCTTGATGATCAATATGTACAATTGGCTACAAACCATCTAAATGATGATATAGTTGATTGA
- the LOC114375698 gene encoding uncharacterized protein LOC114375698 isoform X2 has product MPKVKRFRNPQKSAPQPQCPSPSDSTQAPEVPTDPQEDETTRRHVGRESTHCWTVEAIDSEEMIKKIKVKVRGVNSLPRELRIIVNFDDQGQAIGEAQALLAGFLGTLAADCKLFPMDYDRWSGPSGVPKAYFDDCFETILKPRFYFKINEAGAKRYCKLSMGRKWAANRQSLWNEFNDPTKTRDEIIKNVPIGIDKDQWARFVHYRHKPSTLELCRRNKEIRSKQVIPHTGGSKANPRRRNELLLETGKLPSRGQLYIETHKRKDGSFVNEAAKTIAEQIEVGLTQSIVDESEVSPLDAVGRVLGLEHSGRVRCMGLGAVPSNTFRNTRLRASSLSSSSSGVAFPSSNQWQEKYNNLESAFKAYMIMKEGRIPEELASYFTPDQTHPNDASSVPNTPLDARGSSGASNP; this is encoded by the exons ATGCCAAAGGTGAAGCGTTTTAGAAATCCACAAAAATCAGCACCTCAACCACAATGTCCCTCACCAAGTGATTCCACACAAGCTCCTGAAGTCCCAACTG ATCCACAAGAAGATGAAACAACTAGACGTCATGTTGGGCGTGAGTCTACACACTGTTGGACTGTTGAGGCAATAG ACTCTGAAGAAATGATCAAGAAGATTAAGGTGAAAGTTAGGGGAGTCAATAGCTTACCTAGGGAGTTACGCATCATTGTGAATTTTGATGACCAAGGCCAAGCAATTGGTGAAGCACAAGCCTTGCTTGCAGGATTTCTTGGAACACTAGCAGCtgattgcaaattatttcctatggATTATGATAGATGGTCTGGACCTTCAGGCGTACCTAAAGCTTATTTTGATGATTGCTTTGAAACAATTTTAAAG cctcgattttattttaagattaatgAAGCTGGTGCAAAACGGTATTGCAAATTAAGTATGGGAAGAAAATGGGCTGCAAATAGGCAAAGCTTATGGAATGAATTCAACGATCCAACCAAAACAAGAgatgaaatcataaaaaatgtgcCGATAGGCATAGATAAAGATCAATGGGCTCGTTTTGTTCATTATCGTCATAAACCATCAACATTG GAACTTTGTAggagaaataaagaaattcgAAGCAAGCAAGTTATTCCACACACTGGTGGATCCAAAGCTAATCctagaagaagaaatgagttg TTGTTAGAAACTGGGAAGCTACCAAGTCGTGGACAATTATATATTGAAACTCATAAAAGGAAAGATGGATCATTTGTAAATGAAGCAGCAAAGACTATAGCG GAACAAATTGAAGTAGGATTGACTCAAAGCATAGTTGATGAATCTGAAGTTTCTCCTCTTGATGCTGTTGGTAGAGTGTTAGGGTTAGAGCACTCTGGGAGAGTGCGATGCATGGGATTAGGAGCTGTTCCTTCTAATACATTCAGGAACACAAGACTTCGAGCTTCTAGTCTGAGCTCTTCTTCATCTGGTGTTGCCTTTCCATCTTCAAACCAATGGCAAGAGAAATACAACAATTTAGAATCAGCTTTTAAGGCCTACATGATAATGAAGGAAGGAAGGATCCCTGAAGAATTAGCTAGTTATTTCACTCCTGATCAaacacat CCAAATGATGCTTCAAGTGTTCCGAATACACCTTTGGATGCAAGAGGATCTTCTGGTGCTAGCAACCCTTAG
- the LOC114375698 gene encoding uncharacterized protein LOC114375698 isoform X1 — MPKVKRFRNPQKSAPQPQCPSPSDSTQAPEVPTGNVPLSHESTSEVPAMNPEISSPPSDSTQAPEVPTGNVPLSHVSTSEDPQEDETTRRHVGRESTHCWTVEAIDSEEMIKKIKVKVRGVNSLPRELRIIVNFDDQGQAIGEAQALLAGFLGTLAADCKLFPMDYDRWSGPSGVPKAYFDDCFETILKPRFYFKINEAGAKRYCKLSMGRKWAANRQSLWNEFNDPTKTRDEIIKNVPIGIDKDQWARFVHYRHKPSTLELCRRNKEIRSKQVIPHTGGSKANPRRRNELLLETGKLPSRGQLYIETHKRKDGSFVNEAAKTIAEQIEVGLTQSIVDESEVSPLDAVGRVLGLEHSGRVRCMGLGAVPSNTFRNTRLRASSLSSSSSGVAFPSSNQWQEKYNNLESAFKAYMIMKEGRIPEELASYFTPDQTHPNDASSVPNTPLDARGSSGASNP; from the exons ATGCCAAAGGTGAAGCGTTTTAGAAATCCACAAAAATCAGCACCTCAACCACAATGTCCCTCACCAAGTGATTCCACACAAGCTCCTGAAGTCCCAACTGGTAATGTCCCTCTTTCTCATGAATCAACATCTGAAGTTCCAGCAATGAATCCTGAAATTTCTTCCCCACCAAGTGATTCCACACAAGCTCCTGAAGTCCCAACTGGTAATGTCCCTCTTTCTCATGTATCAACATCTGAAGATCCACAAGAAGATGAAACAACTAGACGTCATGTTGGGCGTGAGTCTACACACTGTTGGACTGTTGAGGCAATAG ACTCTGAAGAAATGATCAAGAAGATTAAGGTGAAAGTTAGGGGAGTCAATAGCTTACCTAGGGAGTTACGCATCATTGTGAATTTTGATGACCAAGGCCAAGCAATTGGTGAAGCACAAGCCTTGCTTGCAGGATTTCTTGGAACACTAGCAGCtgattgcaaattatttcctatggATTATGATAGATGGTCTGGACCTTCAGGCGTACCTAAAGCTTATTTTGATGATTGCTTTGAAACAATTTTAAAG cctcgattttattttaagattaatgAAGCTGGTGCAAAACGGTATTGCAAATTAAGTATGGGAAGAAAATGGGCTGCAAATAGGCAAAGCTTATGGAATGAATTCAACGATCCAACCAAAACAAGAgatgaaatcataaaaaatgtgcCGATAGGCATAGATAAAGATCAATGGGCTCGTTTTGTTCATTATCGTCATAAACCATCAACATTG GAACTTTGTAggagaaataaagaaattcgAAGCAAGCAAGTTATTCCACACACTGGTGGATCCAAAGCTAATCctagaagaagaaatgagttg TTGTTAGAAACTGGGAAGCTACCAAGTCGTGGACAATTATATATTGAAACTCATAAAAGGAAAGATGGATCATTTGTAAATGAAGCAGCAAAGACTATAGCG GAACAAATTGAAGTAGGATTGACTCAAAGCATAGTTGATGAATCTGAAGTTTCTCCTCTTGATGCTGTTGGTAGAGTGTTAGGGTTAGAGCACTCTGGGAGAGTGCGATGCATGGGATTAGGAGCTGTTCCTTCTAATACATTCAGGAACACAAGACTTCGAGCTTCTAGTCTGAGCTCTTCTTCATCTGGTGTTGCCTTTCCATCTTCAAACCAATGGCAAGAGAAATACAACAATTTAGAATCAGCTTTTAAGGCCTACATGATAATGAAGGAAGGAAGGATCCCTGAAGAATTAGCTAGTTATTTCACTCCTGATCAaacacat CCAAATGATGCTTCAAGTGTTCCGAATACACCTTTGGATGCAAGAGGATCTTCTGGTGCTAGCAACCCTTAG